In a single window of the Thermus amyloliquefaciens genome:
- a CDS encoding RecQ family ATP-dependent DNA helicase — translation MKPYVALDLETTSPNPEEAEILEIAAQDAEGRTRHWYVATSTPLEASHEAFRITGIPFEEYEREKVPLEKALKEFLDFVGDRPLLGHNLLRYDLPILERVLGQIGLKLPPTAKPALDTLRLAHLVFPKPPDGLPSYRLGDLYAHLTGSPLEGAHRAQTDVEATWSVLTGLVLQKLPEGVTRAWRELRLPEGELFAETPVLVKELLATPASVEPVLYEGQRLPHPSLLGKDLLPQRRPAQELMFAKVNEALQDGRQVLLEAPTGTGKTKGYLYPALHRGEKTWVATHTKVLQAQVLDELANLGKMGYEVKAALVKSPRDTLCPEALFELFLDLRTEEDEELRTAVGLLLHYAALGEHDLEALPGYWHFSRGFREVRNRVGTNPQRCRADCPFFHSCAFQRQLNHRKAAQILVANQAYLLANFLRAEEEQGEPVKEAHLVLDEAHHLEDTATEALTLVLDHEELTHVINRLAHPQKDRGLLRDDRRLAELSEEKQAKAKEVVQKLLPRLRETLNNYSRHLVALIKKRGSGDQRYGLSLGLGSTWRRFEEWPLIDREEQSLIDGLRQLKEALKLIGQDPRSLMGRDLAPIQEYIQDALDLLFERRKVLGLAQGNPDPNRLHLSEWDPITESWRHLAQPVDISLALKAKLWPRFKSVILTSATLSVPTQSDPEGFAFFKRLLGLEEAIHQRLPPSLPYEKAHLVVPRHLPEARESTLPRFQRMLHQELRVLLPEAHRSLSLFTSLRRLEDAKEALKDLPHLLAPLTRKEREDIASRIKQDPKAPVAALGSRSYMEGVDFPALKLVNLERIPFPLPSLLLTKRMEQAYEQGLDRWWDYYLPKAALSFAQAFGRLIRDQREVGDGAFVLWDKKLLNAAYQGVFYRALPPGVHRHFPEDRKELYDLLAEILGVDRARFPQEELEEEAQRRLKEILQSSLEPREKARRIAQEVYGLLLDGERWTKQAQAVQAALEGKDLVALLPTGFGKSLAFQLPAFMQPGLTLVISPLVALMKDQADRLMELGLPVGAVHSLMGSGEQRSVLDEVRTGRVQLLYVSPERLNRSEELWKLLQERHAAGELRRVVFDEAHCLVEWGFDFRPDYLKALEKLKPLEGVPKSFFTATLSPKDLELLKKAAKLSTYELIKPTSFHRPNLHFVVRKAQGEVGKFQILAKALHWLVEQGEGGSAIVYTATRAEAERLAWALGRLFPDLQVEAYHAGLGPVPRREAQERFASGETRVMVATTAFGMGIDKANIRLVIHWQPPRSLEEYIQQSGRAGRDGKDAYCLLLCTKRDWALLRWSVGAGKARDAEADFVNQLIELLQEEVVLTDYRENLYREIYASEPEEGEAEDVLREEDDEEEEDEEETTAPVRRELGLENLERTLSSLERAGVLRYEYLPGKVLLQESEETLRKYLTAEEMALLRQAGYRGSERGDELDFSRILEDAQNLDQKLYQLFRERKIGLYQYREPLLRVEAGERLEGGYRQWDKERRNLKNEAEKRLNQVERYAEYNRCRPQALLKHLGETLAPCGTCDVCTRENGPWEALEALEAEELERAYRPLDTLLAFFAWAEDNAWSQEEGHMYLGKESTISALRGKDRVGNSLLGRKYTDNRYFGHLSFIRRKELERAFEEAVKQKYLEKKGEYNGSPLYGLTERGRARYERRLRKEEVHGGA, via the coding sequence ATGAAACCTTATGTAGCCTTGGACCTTGAAACCACCTCCCCCAACCCGGAGGAGGCGGAGATCCTGGAGATCGCCGCCCAGGACGCGGAGGGCCGGACCCGTCATTGGTACGTAGCCACCTCCACACCCCTCGAGGCCAGTCACGAAGCCTTCCGGATCACCGGCATCCCCTTTGAGGAATACGAGCGGGAAAAGGTGCCGTTAGAAAAGGCGCTCAAGGAGTTCCTGGATTTTGTTGGGGATCGCCCTCTGCTTGGCCACAACCTACTACGCTACGACCTGCCCATTCTGGAACGGGTCCTGGGGCAGATTGGTCTGAAACTCCCTCCCACAGCAAAACCCGCTTTGGATACCCTGCGCTTAGCGCATTTGGTTTTTCCCAAACCACCCGACGGGCTTCCCAGTTACCGCCTAGGGGATCTCTACGCCCACCTCACCGGATCACCCTTGGAAGGGGCCCACCGGGCCCAGACCGACGTGGAGGCTACTTGGAGCGTCCTGACCGGGCTGGTGCTGCAAAAGCTGCCCGAGGGGGTGACCCGGGCCTGGCGGGAGCTCAGGCTCCCCGAGGGGGAACTTTTTGCGGAAACCCCGGTCCTGGTCAAGGAGCTCCTGGCCACACCCGCTTCGGTGGAGCCAGTTTTGTACGAGGGTCAGCGCCTGCCCCATCCCTCCCTCTTGGGAAAAGACCTCCTCCCCCAGAGGAGGCCAGCCCAGGAGCTGATGTTCGCGAAGGTAAACGAGGCCCTGCAGGATGGACGCCAGGTGCTCCTGGAGGCCCCCACCGGAACGGGCAAGACCAAAGGATACCTCTATCCCGCTTTGCACCGGGGTGAGAAGACCTGGGTAGCCACCCATACCAAGGTGCTCCAAGCTCAGGTTCTGGACGAACTCGCGAACCTGGGCAAAATGGGCTATGAGGTCAAGGCAGCCCTGGTCAAGAGCCCACGAGACACCCTGTGCCCGGAGGCCCTCTTCGAGCTCTTCCTGGACCTTAGGACGGAAGAGGACGAAGAGCTCAGGACCGCGGTGGGGCTCCTCCTGCACTACGCAGCCCTTGGGGAGCACGACCTCGAGGCCCTTCCCGGTTACTGGCACTTCTCCCGAGGCTTCCGCGAGGTGAGAAACCGGGTAGGCACCAATCCCCAACGCTGCCGGGCAGACTGCCCCTTTTTCCACTCCTGCGCGTTCCAACGCCAGCTAAACCATCGCAAAGCGGCTCAGATCCTGGTTGCCAACCAGGCTTACCTCCTGGCCAACTTCCTGCGGGCCGAAGAGGAGCAAGGAGAGCCAGTAAAAGAGGCTCACCTGGTGCTTGACGAGGCCCACCACCTCGAGGACACCGCCACCGAAGCCCTCACCTTGGTCCTGGACCACGAGGAACTCACCCACGTGATCAACCGCCTGGCCCATCCCCAAAAGGACCGGGGCCTTCTCAGGGATGACCGTCGGCTGGCCGAGCTGTCCGAGGAAAAGCAGGCCAAGGCTAAAGAGGTCGTCCAAAAGTTGCTTCCCAGACTTCGTGAGACCTTGAACAACTATTCCCGCCATCTGGTGGCCCTCATCAAGAAGCGTGGTTCTGGAGACCAGCGCTACGGCCTTAGCCTGGGGCTGGGCAGCACCTGGCGTAGGTTCGAGGAGTGGCCCCTCATCGATCGGGAGGAGCAGTCTCTCATTGATGGGCTTCGTCAGCTTAAGGAGGCGCTCAAGCTCATAGGCCAGGACCCGAGAAGCCTCATGGGGCGGGACCTGGCACCCATTCAGGAGTATATCCAGGACGCGCTGGATCTACTCTTTGAGCGGCGCAAGGTGCTCGGGCTGGCCCAGGGGAATCCCGACCCCAACAGGCTCCACCTTTCAGAATGGGACCCCATAACCGAGAGCTGGCGCCACCTGGCTCAGCCGGTGGACATCTCACTCGCCCTCAAGGCAAAGCTGTGGCCCCGCTTCAAGAGCGTCATCCTCACCAGCGCCACCTTAAGCGTGCCCACCCAGAGCGACCCTGAGGGGTTTGCTTTCTTCAAACGGCTCTTGGGCCTTGAGGAAGCCATACACCAGCGGTTACCCCCCTCTCTCCCCTACGAAAAAGCACACCTGGTGGTGCCCCGCCACCTCCCCGAAGCCCGCGAGAGCACCCTGCCCCGCTTCCAGCGCATGCTCCACCAGGAACTTAGGGTCCTCCTACCCGAAGCCCACCGCAGCCTCTCCCTCTTCACCAGCTTGCGGCGGCTAGAAGATGCCAAGGAGGCCCTGAAGGACCTCCCCCACCTTCTTGCCCCCCTTACCCGCAAGGAGCGGGAGGACATAGCGAGCCGGATCAAGCAAGACCCCAAGGCCCCGGTGGCCGCCCTGGGCTCGCGGAGCTACATGGAAGGGGTGGACTTCCCGGCGTTGAAACTGGTGAACCTGGAGCGAATCCCCTTCCCCCTGCCCTCCCTACTCCTGACCAAGCGCATGGAGCAGGCCTATGAGCAGGGGCTGGACCGATGGTGGGACTATTACCTGCCCAAGGCCGCCCTTTCCTTTGCGCAGGCCTTCGGTCGGCTGATCCGGGATCAACGAGAAGTGGGGGACGGAGCCTTCGTCCTTTGGGACAAAAAGCTCCTCAACGCCGCCTACCAGGGGGTCTTTTACCGTGCCCTACCGCCGGGCGTTCACCGACACTTCCCCGAGGATCGGAAGGAGCTTTACGACCTGCTGGCGGAGATCCTGGGGGTAGACCGGGCCCGGTTCCCCCAAGAGGAACTGGAAGAAGAAGCCCAGCGCCGCCTGAAGGAAATTCTGCAATCGAGCCTCGAGCCCCGAGAAAAAGCCCGGCGGATCGCACAGGAGGTGTACGGGCTTTTGCTGGATGGCGAGCGCTGGACCAAGCAAGCCCAGGCCGTCCAGGCGGCCCTCGAGGGAAAAGACCTGGTGGCCCTGCTACCCACCGGCTTTGGCAAGAGCCTTGCTTTTCAGCTTCCCGCGTTTATGCAACCGGGCCTCACCCTGGTGATCTCCCCGTTGGTGGCCCTGATGAAGGACCAAGCGGACCGGCTCATGGAGCTGGGTTTGCCGGTGGGTGCGGTGCACTCGCTGATGGGCTCAGGCGAGCAAAGGAGCGTGCTGGATGAGGTCAGGACTGGTCGGGTGCAACTTCTCTACGTAAGCCCCGAGCGTCTCAACCGGAGCGAGGAACTTTGGAAGCTGCTCCAGGAGAGGCACGCGGCGGGGGAACTTCGGCGGGTGGTTTTCGACGAAGCCCACTGTTTGGTGGAGTGGGGCTTTGACTTCCGACCGGACTACCTCAAAGCCCTGGAGAAGCTGAAGCCCCTGGAGGGGGTTCCAAAGAGCTTTTTCACCGCCACCCTAAGCCCGAAGGACTTGGAGCTGTTGAAGAAGGCGGCGAAACTGAGCACTTACGAGCTGATCAAGCCCACAAGCTTCCACCGCCCCAACCTTCACTTTGTGGTGAGGAAGGCGCAGGGGGAGGTGGGCAAGTTCCAGATCCTGGCCAAAGCCCTTCATTGGCTCGTGGAGCAAGGCGAAGGTGGCAGCGCCATCGTGTACACCGCTACCCGCGCCGAGGCAGAGCGGCTGGCTTGGGCCCTGGGCCGCCTCTTCCCTGACCTGCAGGTGGAGGCGTACCACGCGGGCCTGGGCCCGGTCCCCCGCCGCGAAGCCCAGGAGCGCTTCGCCTCCGGCGAAACCCGGGTCATGGTGGCCACCACCGCCTTCGGCATGGGCATCGACAAGGCGAACATCCGCCTGGTAATCCACTGGCAGCCCCCCCGCAGCCTGGAGGAGTACATCCAGCAGTCAGGGCGTGCGGGGCGGGATGGAAAGGATGCCTACTGCCTGCTCCTATGCACCAAGAGGGACTGGGCGCTTCTTCGCTGGTCTGTCGGGGCGGGAAAAGCCCGCGATGCCGAGGCGGACTTTGTCAACCAGCTCATCGAACTGCTGCAAGAGGAAGTTGTCTTAACGGATTACCGAGAAAACCTGTACCGAGAGATTTACGCCAGCGAACCCGAAGAAGGCGAAGCCGAGGATGTCCTCCGGGAAGAGGACGATGAGGAAGAAGAAGACGAGGAAGAGACCACCGCCCCCGTTCGGCGGGAGTTAGGCCTCGAGAACCTTGAGCGCACCCTCTCCAGCCTTGAGCGGGCTGGGGTGTTACGCTACGAGTACTTGCCGGGAAAGGTCCTGCTCCAGGAGTCCGAGGAGACTCTCCGCAAGTACCTCACGGCCGAAGAAATGGCCCTTCTGCGTCAGGCTGGCTACCGGGGTAGCGAACGGGGCGATGAGCTTGACTTCTCCCGCATCCTAGAAGATGCCCAAAACCTGGACCAAAAGCTTTACCAGCTCTTCCGGGAGCGGAAAATAGGGCTTTACCAGTACCGGGAACCCCTGCTCCGCGTGGAAGCGGGCGAGCGCCTCGAGGGGGGCTACCGCCAATGGGACAAGGAGCGGCGAAACCTTAAGAACGAGGCCGAAAAGCGGTTAAATCAGGTGGAACGCTACGCCGAGTACAACCGCTGCCGTCCCCAGGCTCTGCTCAAGCATCTGGGCGAGACCCTGGCCCCCTGCGGCACCTGCGACGTTTGCACGCGCGAGAACGGCCCTTGGGAAGCCCTAGAGGCCTTGGAGGCGGAGGAGCTTGAGCGGGCTTACCGCCCCCTGGACACGCTGTTAGCCTTTTTCGCTTGGGCCGAGGACAATGCTTGGTCACAGGAAGAAGGCCACATGTATCTAGGCAAAGAAAGCACCATAAGTGCTCTGCGGGGCAAGGACCGCGTCGGGAACAGCCTCCTGGGTCGCAAGTACACGGATAACCGCTACTTCGGCCACCTCTCCTTCATCCGACGCAAGGAACTGGAACGCGCCTTTGAGGAGGCGGTAAAGCAGAAGTATCTTGAGAAAAAGGGCGAGTACAACGGCAGCCCGCTTTACGGGCTTACCGAGCGGGGCCGTGCCCGCTACGAGCGCCGACTGAGGAAGGAGGAGGTGCATGGCGGAGCCTGA
- a CDS encoding antitoxin Xre/MbcA/ParS toxin-binding domain-containing protein codes for MTLPANPLDRAELVAQGLPREALEEIRKSLELTQGELAQALRTTPRTLQRQGPRLTPELSDRLYRLYRLWERALLFHGDEARARRFLKTPNPALGGRRPLDLVGNEAGLEAVLDLVDNLEEGVYL; via the coding sequence ATGACCCTACCCGCCAACCCCCTGGACCGGGCGGAGCTGGTGGCCCAAGGGCTCCCGCGGGAAGCCCTGGAGGAGATCCGCAAGAGCCTGGAGCTCACCCAAGGGGAACTGGCCCAGGCCTTGCGCACCACCCCGAGGACCCTGCAACGCCAAGGCCCCAGGCTCACCCCCGAGCTTTCCGACCGCCTCTACCGCCTCTACCGCCTTTGGGAGCGGGCCCTCCTCTTCCACGGGGACGAGGCCCGGGCCCGCCGCTTCCTCAAGACCCCCAATCCGGCCCTAGGGGGCAGAAGGCCCTTGGACCTGGTGGGCAACGAGGCGGGTCTGGAGGCAGTGTTGGACCTCGTGGACAACCTGGAGGAAGGGGTCTACCTCTAG
- a CDS encoding RES family NAD+ phosphorylase — MRAYRLVKEAHAPEALTGRGAALRGGRWNPKGLPAVYASEHLALAVLEWLAYALEFPSLRGYVYFRLEVPEALIREPKALPEDWRNLPYPASTQALGRAFLEAGEGLALRVPSVVVPEGWNLVLNPRHPAFGEVNVEGPFPFVPDARLEGLWARARGVGG; from the coding sequence ATGCGGGCCTACCGTTTGGTGAAGGAGGCCCACGCTCCAGAGGCCCTCACCGGGAGGGGTGCGGCCTTGAGGGGCGGGCGCTGGAACCCCAAGGGCTTGCCCGCGGTCTACGCCAGCGAGCACCTGGCCCTGGCGGTCCTGGAGTGGCTGGCCTACGCCCTGGAGTTCCCCTCCCTGCGGGGCTACGTCTACTTCCGGCTGGAGGTGCCCGAGGCCCTAATCCGGGAGCCAAAGGCCCTGCCTGAGGACTGGCGGAACCTGCCCTACCCGGCTTCCACCCAGGCGTTGGGGCGGGCTTTCCTGGAAGCGGGCGAGGGGCTGGCCCTGCGGGTGCCTTCTGTCGTGGTGCCCGAGGGGTGGAACCTGGTGCTCAATCCCCGGCATCCCGCCTTTGGGGAGGTAAATGTGGAAGGGCCTTTCCCCTTTGTTCCCGATGCGCGCCTCGAGGGCCTTTGGGCCCGGGCGCGGGGGGTGGGGGGCTAA